In one Mycobacteroides chelonae genomic region, the following are encoded:
- the eccCa gene encoding type VII secretion protein EccCa, with protein MNTTIFIRRPRLAVPRVPGGEVNVQPPPEIPRPVPSPIIAKIMPLVMVVAMVGMIAFFVTSGSFGGGAGGGMMRSPMFMLFPIMMMVSMVSMVSNSGGKGAKTSEINEDRKDYLRYLEVVRKNVTDTGAAQRKALLWNNPDPAALWTLAGGRRMWERRPGDSDYCHVRVGVGDQRLAAQLVAPEIGPVEELEPVASVALRRFVRTHSLVPELPIALNLRGFAAVTIDGSPEVARGMLRAMICQLAMFHGPDQFLVAAVVNRHAAPHWDWLKWLPHSQHPSAFDGVGSSRLVYHSLGEVEESLASLITERERFSRTAQPSPDRPQILIIVDSGTLIGSERLIVDHGIDSVTLVEIGTRVDPLAARRGMQLELTERGLGAKGNVGSEVFAHPDHLTVTEAMACARRLAPYRVLTGSGDEVQIQTEVSTRWSDIVGIGDPGLLNPEVVWRNRVGRDRLRVPIGIAVDGTPMELDIKEAAENGMGPHGLCIGATGSGKSEFLRTLTLGMIATHSPDALNLVLVDFKGGATFLGLDRAQHVAAIITNLAEEANLVSRMKDALAGEMNRRQELLRAAGNFANVTEYERARAAGASLAPLPALFIIVDEFSELLSQHPDFAELFVAIGRLGRSLHVHLLLASQRLDEGRLRGLESHLSYRLCLKTFSANESRAAIGVPDAYHLPNTPGSCYLKDDSGELTRFQTSYVSGPYVPYGPARRAVSSGGGGAAPRLFTAAPVALQMRPVEVVEDDTPAASEGAPGRSVIDTILDRVEGHGNPAHEVWLPPLDDSPTLGDLIPRHGRAGFDAVGSLTVPIGIVDRPYEQRRDPYIVDLSAAAGNVAIVGAPQSGKSMAVRTLVTSLAVTHSPAQVQFYCLDFGGGTLTSLAQLPHVGSVASRLESDLIRRTFAEMLTIVRSRENAFRAYGIDSMAEYRRRKGAGDPQLANDPFGDVFFIIDGWSTVRQEFEALEPQVTALAAQGLGFGVHTVVTASRWAEIRPALKDQIGTRVELRLGDPLDSDFDRKLAQLVPDGRPGRGITRDRRHMLIGLPRVDSVSSNQDLGEAISAAAASMRQRSTAEAPKVRMLPHKIDYAALVPQAPQNDQPNLRILVGINETELAPTFLEFGEQPHMMIFGDSECGKTGLLRTMCREIVRTTTPEQVQLFIVDYRRTLLGVVETGHLAKYAMSSNTLVDEVPALIELLKSRMPGPDVTQQELRDRSWWSGPEIYILVDDYDLVALASGNPLLPLAEYLPHSKDIGLHVVIARRTSGASRAMFEPMMARMKDLSCIGLQMSGNKDEGVLLGTVRPSEQPAGRGTLVMRSGGQQLIQVAWSDPQ; from the coding sequence GTGAACACCACAATATTCATTCGTCGGCCTCGGCTTGCGGTGCCTCGTGTCCCGGGCGGCGAGGTCAATGTGCAGCCGCCGCCGGAGATTCCGCGGCCGGTCCCGTCGCCGATCATTGCGAAGATCATGCCGCTGGTCATGGTCGTGGCAATGGTGGGCATGATCGCCTTCTTCGTCACCTCGGGAAGCTTCGGTGGTGGGGCAGGCGGCGGGATGATGCGCAGCCCGATGTTCATGCTGTTCCCGATCATGATGATGGTCTCGATGGTCAGCATGGTGTCCAACAGCGGCGGCAAGGGAGCCAAGACCAGCGAGATCAACGAGGATCGCAAGGATTACCTGCGGTACCTCGAAGTGGTGCGCAAGAACGTCACCGATACCGGTGCGGCCCAGCGCAAGGCGCTGCTCTGGAACAACCCGGACCCCGCCGCGCTGTGGACATTGGCCGGTGGCCGCCGCATGTGGGAGCGGCGTCCCGGAGACAGCGACTACTGCCATGTGCGTGTCGGAGTAGGGGATCAGCGTCTGGCGGCCCAGTTGGTGGCACCGGAGATCGGCCCGGTCGAGGAGCTGGAGCCGGTCGCGTCTGTGGCACTGCGGCGATTCGTGCGTACGCACTCGCTGGTGCCCGAGCTGCCTATCGCGTTGAACCTGAGAGGTTTTGCGGCCGTCACCATCGACGGTTCGCCGGAGGTGGCGCGAGGCATGTTGCGCGCCATGATCTGCCAGCTCGCGATGTTCCACGGGCCCGACCAGTTCTTGGTGGCGGCGGTGGTCAATCGGCATGCCGCCCCACACTGGGACTGGCTCAAATGGCTTCCGCACTCGCAGCATCCGAGCGCCTTCGACGGCGTCGGCTCATCTCGGCTGGTCTACCACTCGCTGGGTGAGGTCGAGGAATCGTTGGCGTCGCTGATTACCGAGCGGGAACGGTTCTCGCGGACCGCGCAGCCGTCCCCCGACCGGCCGCAGATTCTCATCATCGTCGACAGCGGCACGCTGATCGGGTCCGAACGCCTCATCGTCGACCACGGCATCGATTCGGTGACCCTCGTGGAGATCGGCACCAGGGTGGATCCGCTCGCGGCCCGTCGCGGTATGCAACTGGAGCTGACCGAACGCGGGCTGGGTGCCAAGGGCAACGTCGGGTCCGAGGTCTTCGCCCACCCGGATCACCTCACCGTCACCGAGGCGATGGCGTGTGCGCGCCGCTTGGCGCCCTATCGGGTGCTGACGGGCAGCGGCGACGAGGTTCAGATCCAGACCGAGGTCAGCACGCGCTGGTCCGACATCGTGGGTATCGGTGATCCCGGACTACTCAACCCGGAAGTAGTGTGGCGCAACAGGGTTGGCCGTGACAGGCTTCGGGTTCCGATCGGTATCGCGGTCGACGGCACTCCAATGGAGCTGGATATCAAGGAAGCCGCCGAGAACGGCATGGGTCCACACGGGCTCTGCATCGGTGCGACCGGTTCGGGTAAGTCGGAGTTTCTGCGCACGTTGACACTCGGCATGATCGCGACCCATTCGCCGGATGCGCTCAACCTCGTGCTCGTCGACTTCAAGGGTGGAGCGACGTTCCTGGGTCTGGATCGGGCACAGCACGTCGCGGCGATCATCACCAACCTCGCCGAAGAGGCGAACCTGGTGTCCCGCATGAAGGACGCTCTTGCCGGCGAGATGAACCGGCGCCAGGAGCTATTGCGCGCCGCGGGCAACTTCGCCAATGTCACTGAGTACGAGCGTGCGCGCGCTGCTGGTGCGTCCCTCGCCCCATTGCCGGCACTGTTCATCATCGTCGACGAGTTCTCCGAATTGCTGAGTCAGCATCCGGATTTTGCGGAGTTGTTCGTCGCTATCGGCCGTCTGGGCCGGTCGCTACATGTGCATCTATTGCTCGCTTCGCAACGTCTGGATGAGGGTCGTCTGCGCGGGCTGGAATCGCACCTGTCTTATCGGCTATGCTTGAAGACGTTCTCTGCCAACGAATCCCGTGCCGCGATCGGCGTGCCGGACGCCTATCATCTGCCCAACACCCCCGGTTCCTGCTACCTCAAGGACGACTCGGGGGAGCTGACGCGATTCCAAACCTCCTACGTCTCAGGTCCATATGTGCCGTACGGACCGGCGCGTCGGGCCGTCTCCTCGGGAGGCGGAGGTGCAGCGCCGCGCCTCTTTACCGCTGCGCCGGTGGCGCTGCAGATGCGTCCGGTGGAAGTGGTCGAAGATGACACTCCGGCCGCGTCCGAAGGGGCACCAGGAAGGTCGGTCATCGACACGATCCTCGATCGCGTTGAGGGGCATGGCAATCCGGCTCACGAGGTGTGGCTTCCGCCATTGGACGATTCGCCCACGCTGGGCGACCTGATTCCTCGTCACGGTCGTGCTGGTTTCGACGCGGTGGGCAGCCTGACCGTTCCGATCGGAATCGTGGACAGGCCGTACGAGCAGCGGCGCGACCCGTACATCGTCGACCTCTCCGCTGCGGCGGGCAACGTCGCCATTGTCGGCGCACCCCAGTCCGGGAAGTCGATGGCTGTCCGCACCCTGGTGACCTCGCTCGCGGTGACACACAGTCCCGCGCAGGTGCAGTTCTACTGCCTGGACTTCGGTGGTGGCACGCTCACGTCGTTGGCGCAGCTACCGCATGTCGGTTCGGTGGCCAGCCGCCTGGAATCAGATCTGATCCGGCGGACTTTCGCCGAAATGCTGACGATCGTCAGATCGCGTGAGAATGCCTTCCGCGCCTATGGAATTGACTCGATGGCCGAGTACCGGCGGCGCAAGGGTGCAGGTGACCCACAGCTTGCGAATGATCCATTCGGTGACGTGTTCTTCATCATCGATGGCTGGTCCACCGTACGGCAGGAGTTCGAGGCTCTCGAGCCACAGGTAACCGCGCTTGCGGCGCAGGGGCTTGGTTTCGGTGTGCACACCGTGGTCACGGCGTCGCGCTGGGCCGAGATCCGTCCGGCCCTGAAGGACCAGATCGGCACGCGCGTCGAGCTTCGTCTCGGTGATCCACTGGACTCGGACTTCGATCGCAAGCTGGCACAGCTCGTGCCCGATGGCAGGCCGGGCCGGGGTATCACCCGCGACCGTCGGCACATGCTCATCGGATTGCCACGCGTCGACAGTGTCTCGTCGAATCAGGACCTTGGTGAGGCGATCAGTGCGGCCGCGGCGAGCATGCGCCAGCGCAGTACGGCGGAAGCGCCGAAGGTTCGCATGCTGCCGCACAAGATCGATTACGCCGCACTGGTTCCGCAGGCACCCCAAAACGATCAGCCGAACCTGCGCATCCTCGTCGGTATCAATGAAACCGAGCTGGCCCCGACGTTCCTGGAGTTCGGCGAGCAGCCGCACATGATGATCTTCGGCGACAGCGAGTGCGGCAAGACCGGCTTGTTGCGCACCATGTGCCGCGAGATCGTCCGCACCACCACCCCGGAACAGGTGCAGCTGTTCATCGTGGACTATCGGCGCACCTTGCTCGGTGTCGTCGAGACCGGGCATCTGGCCAAGTACGCGATGTCGAGCAATACCCTGGTCGATGAGGTGCCTGCGTTGATCGAGCTCCTCAAGTCGCGCATGCCGGGACCCGATGTGACTCAACAGGAATTGCGGGACAGGTCCTGGTGGTCCGGCCCGGAGATCTACATCCTGGTCGACGACTACGACCTGGTGGCGCTGGCAAGTGGAAACCCGCTGCTGCCACTGGCGGAGTACCTACCGCACTCGAAGGACATCGGCCTGCATGTTGTGATCGCGCGCCGCACCAGCGGTGCCTCGCGGGCGATGTTCGAGCCGATGATGGCCCGCATGAAGGACTTGTCCTGCATCGGTTTACAGATGAGTGGCAACAAAGATGAGGGTGTGCTGCTGGGGACGGTCAGACCGAGTGAGCAGCCTGCGGGGCGCGGCACCCTGGTCATGCGCTCGGGCGGTCAACAACTGATCCAAGTCGCCTGGAGCGATCCGCAGTGA
- the eccD gene encoding type VII secretion integral membrane protein EccD, whose translation MTHAQSGAEQRSAVLELCRVSIQAERTQVDLALPTSVPLALLVGSIVDIINQHVGVPELTSPEDAVETHWRLSRPGQPPLQMSSTLGELEVRDGDQLILTASDVAAPDPLFDDVFLAVSTFRTVSAHPWSRTAARILGASACGLAAVLGATALLRAGATNPGLLLPIIAVAIALVAITAAVFANRVYDDSLASVMLSHCAVGFSAVAGALFVPGKYGAPHVMLALMVAMVVSILAMRATGTGTMSLVAVASASLLGFGAALGYVLFEPPIYSLGAVLGSVGICAVALSPRVAMALARLPLPPVPTQGAPSRPEHSTAPIEAIEGLDGLDTEGDDVEDATALPPLPDLREKALRAHAVLTGLVCGTSAVTAVGAMLAALTFPGAGDHHPTGAHRFSGVVLAGLIALAMMLRARSHADLAQTVAINLGGLAIPAAAFAFIAVAYPTAAVFTTVFAAIAAGSAIALGFLVSARKYSPVARRTVEIIEYIALSLIVPIAVWVCGVYSAVRGLNLP comes from the coding sequence ATGACACATGCGCAGTCGGGCGCCGAGCAACGTTCGGCGGTACTCGAACTGTGCCGCGTTTCCATCCAGGCTGAGCGCACCCAGGTCGACCTGGCGCTGCCGACGAGTGTTCCGCTGGCCCTTTTGGTCGGCTCGATCGTCGACATCATCAACCAACATGTAGGCGTCCCCGAGCTGACCAGCCCGGAGGACGCCGTGGAAACGCACTGGCGTTTGTCCCGGCCCGGTCAGCCACCGCTGCAGATGTCCAGCACCCTTGGTGAGCTGGAGGTCCGCGACGGTGATCAACTGATTCTGACCGCGTCCGATGTGGCCGCACCGGATCCGCTGTTCGACGACGTCTTCCTTGCTGTCTCTACCTTCCGGACCGTGTCGGCGCATCCGTGGAGCCGGACCGCCGCCCGGATACTCGGCGCCTCCGCGTGCGGCCTGGCCGCGGTGCTCGGTGCGACGGCGCTGTTACGTGCCGGAGCCACGAATCCCGGCCTGCTTCTTCCCATCATCGCCGTAGCGATCGCATTGGTGGCCATCACCGCCGCGGTGTTCGCGAACCGGGTCTATGACGACTCCCTGGCCTCGGTGATGCTGAGCCATTGCGCTGTCGGCTTCTCGGCGGTGGCCGGAGCGCTGTTCGTACCGGGAAAGTACGGCGCCCCACACGTGATGCTGGCGCTCATGGTGGCGATGGTCGTATCCATCCTCGCCATGCGTGCGACCGGCACCGGAACGATGTCCCTTGTCGCGGTCGCTTCGGCATCGCTGCTCGGGTTCGGAGCGGCCCTGGGTTATGTACTTTTCGAGCCTCCGATCTATAGCCTCGGCGCCGTGCTCGGCTCGGTCGGCATCTGCGCGGTGGCACTGTCCCCGCGCGTGGCCATGGCGCTCGCCCGACTACCGCTTCCCCCGGTGCCCACGCAGGGCGCACCCTCACGTCCTGAACATTCGACGGCACCTATCGAAGCCATCGAAGGTCTCGACGGACTCGATACCGAGGGTGATGACGTCGAGGACGCCACGGCACTTCCGCCGCTGCCCGATCTTCGTGAGAAGGCGCTGCGGGCGCACGCCGTACTGACCGGATTGGTGTGCGGGACATCCGCCGTCACCGCGGTGGGCGCCATGCTGGCCGCGCTGACCTTCCCCGGAGCCGGTGATCATCACCCCACCGGTGCGCACCGATTCAGTGGTGTGGTGCTCGCCGGATTGATCGCGCTGGCGATGATGCTGCGGGCACGCTCGCACGCCGATCTCGCACAGACCGTCGCGATCAACCTGGGCGGCTTGGCCATTCCGGCAGCGGCATTCGCGTTCATCGCGGTCGCGTACCCGACGGCGGCGGTGTTCACCACCGTGTTTGCGGCGATCGCGGCCGGTTCGGCCATTGCCCTCGGCTTCCTGGTGTCCGCTCGCAAGTACTCACCGGTGGCCCGCCGCACGGTGGAGATCATCGAATACATCGCGCTATCGCTGATCGTTCCGATCGCCGTCTGGGTGTGTGGCGTGTACAGCGCCGTGCGGGGATTGAACCTGCCATGA
- the mycP gene encoding type VII secretion-associated serine protease mycosin: MNLGVARRVATAAAVVMLAMASQLATGSMHMLATARAFAPLPVDPSMLPGPRPAAPIEPTEQKELCRFPGIDPKRDLNKVPTQQRGLDLPLVWQLSRGAGQTVAVIDTGVARSPRLPPLIPGGDYVFEGGNGTQDCDAHGTIVAGIIAAAPDPTGASAFSGIAPDVSLITIRQSSAKFAVKNKGGGGDRDDPSKISGVGNVDTLAMAVRTAADLGATVINISEVACASAKQFLDDRPLGAALQYAVDVKNVVVVVAAGNVGDGQCKNQNPPPDPARPNTPDWDAVLETVSPAWYNDLVLTVGSIGPDGQPSKFSLGGPWVDVSAPGEDIVSLDPNRDALTNAYMGEQGPVPIQGTSFSAPVVSGVVALVRSRFPQLSAREVMDRIKNTAHRPPGGWDPYLGYGVVDALAAVSDDLGTTSDLARANAAKKLQLPPAPAPPDPRPRRVALIGIAVCAAFLAAALAMLAPVRKLRQGRDNSTE; this comes from the coding sequence ATGAACCTGGGCGTGGCCCGCCGCGTCGCCACCGCTGCAGCCGTTGTGATGTTGGCGATGGCATCGCAGCTGGCGACCGGTTCGATGCACATGCTGGCGACCGCACGCGCCTTCGCACCACTTCCCGTCGATCCGAGCATGCTTCCCGGCCCGCGTCCCGCCGCTCCCATCGAGCCCACGGAGCAGAAGGAACTGTGCCGATTCCCCGGCATTGACCCCAAGCGCGACCTCAACAAGGTGCCCACACAGCAGCGCGGGCTGGATCTGCCGTTGGTATGGCAGCTATCGCGCGGCGCGGGCCAGACGGTCGCGGTGATCGACACCGGTGTGGCGCGCAGCCCGCGGCTGCCACCACTGATCCCGGGCGGCGACTACGTCTTCGAGGGCGGCAACGGCACCCAGGACTGCGATGCGCACGGCACCATCGTGGCCGGAATCATCGCCGCTGCACCGGATCCCACGGGGGCGAGCGCGTTCAGCGGTATCGCACCCGACGTCAGCCTCATCACCATTCGCCAGTCCAGCGCCAAGTTCGCGGTGAAGAACAAGGGCGGCGGGGGCGACAGGGACGATCCCTCGAAGATCAGTGGCGTCGGAAACGTCGACACCCTGGCCATGGCGGTGCGTACCGCGGCCGACCTGGGCGCCACCGTCATCAACATCTCCGAGGTGGCGTGCGCCTCCGCCAAACAATTCCTGGATGACCGACCGCTGGGCGCCGCCCTGCAGTACGCGGTGGACGTCAAGAACGTCGTGGTGGTCGTCGCCGCGGGAAATGTCGGCGACGGCCAGTGCAAGAACCAGAACCCACCACCGGATCCGGCGCGGCCCAACACCCCGGACTGGGATGCCGTCCTGGAAACGGTGAGTCCGGCTTGGTACAACGACCTCGTCCTGACAGTGGGCTCGATCGGCCCGGATGGGCAACCCTCGAAGTTCAGTCTCGGCGGCCCCTGGGTCGATGTCTCGGCGCCCGGTGAAGACATCGTGTCGCTGGACCCCAATCGCGATGCGCTGACCAACGCCTACATGGGCGAGCAGGGCCCGGTACCCATTCAGGGCACCAGCTTCTCCGCGCCGGTGGTCAGTGGCGTTGTCGCGCTGGTGCGTTCACGCTTCCCTCAGCTCAGCGCGCGCGAAGTGATGGACCGCATCAAGAACACGGCACACCGCCCGCCCGGCGGCTGGGACCCTTATCTGGGCTACGGCGTGGTGGACGCGCTGGCCGCCGTCAGCGACGACCTGGGTACCACCAGCGACCTCGCCCGGGCCAACGCGGCCAAGAAGCTGCAGCTGCCGCCCGCACCCGCGCCGCCCGACCCACGGCCACGCCGTGTCGCTCTGATCGGAATAGCGGTCTGCGCGGCATTTCTCGCCGCGGCATTGGCGATGCTCGCACCGGTTCGCAAGTTGCGGCAGGGCCGCGACAACTCCACCGAATAG
- the eccB gene encoding type VII secretion protein EccB → MARQPTTRLQVSGYRFLVRRMEHALVRRDVRMIHDPMRSQSSSLMVGIVLATVVVAGCAILAFFRPNMPLGDQPIVMAKDTGAVYVRIQDTLHPALNLASARLISGNNENPKPVKDSELAKARRGPLVGIPGAPASIPGPLTGDDTIWTVCDVATPPPSSTVTSTVIAGKVTLENGNQEMPKDRYALVTVNSQMYLLYDGKRAAVDLTNPAVTRALRLEGVTPRPISMNVLNAIPEVPAIAPPPIPDAGGPSPITTGGVRVGSVIKMSRADSAEYYVVLSGGVQRVNEVTADLIRFSDSQGAQDIVSVAPDVISGHQSLNVLAVQTFPDRAGKIVDVPEKSVLCSSWKPGQEKTQEHASTKLLMGNSLPLKTDQVPVVLAQADKEGPNLDTAYIPPARSAFVRSTGLGGDTGRAESLYLILDTGVRFGIGNLEAAKSLGLTVEPVPAPWPVVGLLPPGPRLSKEDALVVHDGMPPDKTGLAINPSTSSTPPA, encoded by the coding sequence ATGGCGCGACAACCGACAACCCGGCTGCAGGTCAGCGGGTACCGGTTCCTGGTGCGACGTATGGAGCACGCACTGGTTCGCCGTGACGTCCGAATGATCCACGACCCGATGCGGTCGCAGTCCAGTTCGCTCATGGTCGGCATCGTGCTGGCCACCGTTGTTGTTGCCGGTTGTGCGATCTTGGCGTTCTTTCGGCCCAACATGCCGCTGGGCGACCAGCCCATCGTCATGGCCAAGGACACCGGTGCCGTCTACGTCCGGATCCAGGACACGCTTCACCCCGCGCTCAATTTGGCATCGGCCCGGTTGATCTCCGGGAACAACGAGAATCCCAAGCCGGTCAAGGACTCGGAGCTGGCCAAGGCGCGTCGCGGCCCGCTGGTGGGGATTCCCGGTGCGCCGGCCTCCATTCCGGGTCCGTTGACCGGGGACGACACCATCTGGACGGTGTGCGATGTCGCGACGCCCCCGCCGAGTTCCACCGTCACCTCCACGGTGATCGCGGGCAAGGTGACCCTCGAGAACGGCAACCAGGAGATGCCGAAGGACAGGTACGCCCTGGTGACCGTGAACAGCCAGATGTATCTGCTCTACGACGGCAAGCGCGCCGCGGTGGATCTGACGAACCCCGCGGTGACCCGCGCGCTGCGTCTCGAAGGTGTGACACCCCGGCCGATATCGATGAACGTGCTCAACGCCATTCCCGAGGTTCCGGCCATCGCTCCGCCGCCCATCCCCGACGCCGGAGGGCCTTCGCCCATCACCACCGGTGGTGTTCGCGTTGGGTCGGTCATCAAGATGAGCCGGGCGGACTCTGCCGAGTACTACGTGGTGCTCTCGGGCGGGGTGCAACGCGTCAACGAGGTCACCGCCGATCTGATCCGGTTCTCCGACTCCCAGGGCGCACAAGACATCGTCTCCGTCGCTCCGGATGTGATCTCGGGACACCAGAGCCTCAATGTGCTTGCCGTACAGACATTTCCGGACCGTGCCGGGAAGATTGTGGACGTCCCGGAGAAGTCGGTGCTGTGCAGCAGCTGGAAGCCCGGGCAGGAGAAGACGCAGGAGCACGCCTCGACCAAGCTTTTGATGGGTAACTCGCTGCCGTTGAAGACCGATCAGGTACCGGTGGTGCTGGCGCAGGCCGACAAGGAGGGGCCCAACCTCGACACCGCCTACATTCCGCCCGCGCGTAGCGCATTCGTGCGGTCCACGGGCCTGGGTGGCGATACCGGGCGTGCCGAGTCGCTCTATCTCATCCTCGATACCGGCGTGCGTTTCGGCATCGGGAATCTGGAGGCCGCCAAGTCTTTGGGGCTCACGGTTGAACCCGTTCCGGCCCCGTGGCCGGTCGTCGGGCTGCTGCCGCCGGGGCCTCGACTGAGCAAGGAAGACGCACTCGTCGTGCACGACGGAATGCCGCCGGACAAGACAGGTTTGGCGATCAATCCGTCCACATCGAGCACACCGCCTGCTTAA